The Pedobacter ginsengisoli region ATTGCAATAATTTTTGGTGTCATCTTGTTGTTCTCGGCCATAATGATGGTACGTAAAAAGGTTGACCATTCTGATAATGACACATCTGGAAAATTGGCGGTTTTCTTAAAATTGAATGGTAGCTACCCAACAGATAAGGGGATGCAAAATTATGCGGTGCATAATGTAGCAGGTGGTTTCTTTATGATGTTTGTGGCGGGTATTATTTCTGGATTACTTGGAATTGGATCGGGGGCTTTAAAGGTTATTGCGATGGATAATATTATGCGAATCCCCTTTAAGGTGTCAACTACAACAAGTAATTTTATGATGGGGGTTACGGCAGCGGCTAGTGCCATTGTATATTTACACAGAGGGCAGATTGATCCGGGGATTGCGATGCCTGTAGCATTGGGTGTTTTAACGGGAGCAACAGTAGGCTCCAAGATATTGGTGAAAACAAAAACGGATAAGCTTAAAATTATTTTTGCTGTTGTTGTTGCTTTTTTAGCACTGCAAATGATATATAATGGATTAACAGGTAAATTATGAGTAAGGAGAAAAATTTCTTTGCAGACAGGGATATTCAGATCATCCTTGGAACATTACTTAGAGTTGGTGTAATTGCTTCAATGAGCGTAATTTTAATAGGAGGGTTGGTATACTTGGGCTCTAATCATTCAGAAATTGTGAATTATAGCCAATTTGATTCTGTTAAGTCGGGATTCTCGGCCGTTTCTGATATTTTTATAGGTTTGGGAGATTTAAAGGGGAGTGCTATTATTCAATTTGGTGTTCTGCTGTTGATCTTTACGCCGATTATGCGGGTTGTTTTTTCTATTTTTAGCTTCTTAATTGAACGCGATTATCTGTATGTTTTGATTGGCGCTTTCGTTTTGTGTGTAATTCTTTTTAGTCTAAGTAATAAGTTGGTTGGGTAAATGCGGTTTTAAATGAGCGCTACCCCAAGAAATATTTTTTTGCAATTATTTGAAAAAATAATGAGCTAACTATTTGAAAATTAAGATTTCTTTCTTATTTTTGCCGTCCCTTAACAGGGATGTGTATCCACCTTGAACGAAGCCCTACTGCTTCGATGGGTGTTAAATTAAAATAGAAAATGTCAGGTATTATTGGAAAAAAAGTAGGAATGACCAGCATTTTCGACGCCGAAGGAAAGAATATTCCATGCACGGTGATCGAAGCTGGGCCTTGTGTAGTTACACAGGTAAAGACCGAAGAAAAAGACGGTTACGTTTCAGTTCAGTTGAGTTTCGACGAAGCTAAAGAAAAAAACACCACTCAGCCCCTTAAAGGCCACTTTGCGAAAGCAAACACTACCCCAAAACGTAAATTGGTTGAATTTGACCCGTTTGAAGAATCGTTAAATTTAGGCGATACTGTAACGGTAAACATCTTTAACGAAGGTGATTTTGTGGATGTAGTTGGTACATCAAAAGGTAAAGGTTTCCAGGGTGTTGTTAAACGCCATGGTTTCGGTGGTGTTGGTGGGCAAACTCACGGACAGCATAACAGAATGCGTGCGCCAGGTTCATTAGGTGCTGCTTCTTATCCTTCACGTGTATTTAAAGGCATGCGTATGGCGGGAAGAATGGGTGGAGATAGAGTGAAAGTTCAAAACTTACAAGTTTTGAAAGTTTACGCTGATCAAAATCTAGTTGTAGTTAGTGGTTCCGTACCAGGAGCTAAGGGTTCTTACGTAATCTTAGATAAGTAAGCAGATGGAAGTTAAAGTATTAAACATTTCAGGAAAAGAGACAGGTGCCAAGGTGCAGCTTCCTGAGTCGGTATTTGGCATTACGCCTGTTGACCACGCAATTTATTTAGATGTTAAACAGTATTTGGCTAATCAACGTCAAGGTACTCACAAGTCTAAACAACGTAATGAGATTGCTGGTTCAACCCGTAAATTATATAAACAAAAAGGTACTGGTGGTGCTCGTGCCGGAAGTATTAAATCTCCATTGTTTAATGGTGGTGGTCGTGTATTTGGTCCTCAACCACGCGATTATAGTTTTAAATTGAATAAAAAATTGAAAGCGTTAGCTCGTAAGTCTGCGTTATCTTATAAAGCACAAGATCAAAATGTTGTGGTTTTAGAAGGCTTCACTTTTGATTCAATCAAAACTAAAAACTACTTGAATTTAGTTAGCGCATTGAACTTGGTTAACGAAAAGACATTGTTGGTTTTACCTTCACAAAATAACAATATCTATTTATCAAGCAGAAACATTCAGAAAGCTAAAGTAATTACTGCAGACCAATTGAATACTTATGATGTATTAAACTGTGGTAAGCTTTTGTTGACTACTGATTCTCTTAAAACATTGGAGGAGGCATTTGCCAAGTAATATGGAACTTTTAAGAAAACCAATATTAACAGAAAAGGCTTCGGCATTAACAGAAAAGTCTAATCGTTTTACTTTTCAGGTAGATCCAAAAGCTAATAAATTGCAGATTAAGCAAGTTATTGAAAAAATGTATGGCGTTAACGTTTTAGCTATCAACACTATGGTTGTAGTTGGAAAAGTTAAATCTAGAAATACAAAAGGCGGATTAGTTACTGGTCGTAGCCCGAAATACAAAAAAGCTGTTGTTACCTTGAAAGCAGGCGAAACAATAGATTATTACGCGAATATTTAATAAGAATTGAATTATTTATAAACTATGGGCTTAAGAAAATTTAAACCAGTTACTCCGGGAACCCGCTTTAGAGTTGGTGCCAGTTTTACGGAGATTACAGCAACCAAGCCCGAAAAATCATTGGTTGTATCTTCTAAGAAATCGGGAGGACGTAACAATACAGGAAAGATGACTATGCGCTACATTGGTGGTGGTCACAAAAAATCTTACCGTTTAATTGATTTTAAACGTGAGAAATTTAACATTCCTGCAACAGTAGCAACTGTTGAGTACGATCCAAACCGTACCTCACGTATTGCATTATTACATTATGCAGATGGCGAGAAGCGTTACATTATTGCACCTGAAGGGTTGCAAGTAGGACAAACAGTAGTTTCGGGAGAAACAGCTACTCCAGAGGTAGGAAATACCCTTACATTGGCCAATATTCCTTTGGGATCTATTGTACACAATGTAGAGATTCATCCAGGCCGTGGAGCACAGTTAGCACGTAGCGCAGGTGCTTATGCACAGTTAGCAGCTCGTGATGGTAAATATGCTACATTGAAAATGCCTTCAGGCGAGACAAGATTAATCTTGACTGCATGTTTGGCTACAATCGGAGCAGTTTCCAATTCAGATCATGCAAATGAGGTATTAGGTAAAGCAGGTCGCAGCCGCTGGTTGGGACGTCGTCCAAGAACACGTCCAGTAGCGATGAACCCGGTAGATCACCCAATGGGTGGTGGTGAGGGTCGCTCATCAGGAGGTCAGCCTCGCTCAAGAAACGGTATGTATGCCAAAGGCTTCAAAACCCGTACACTTAAAAAATACTCAAATCGTTTCATCATAGAGAAAAGGAAGAAATAATGGCTCGTTCGATAAAAAAAGGACCTTATATTGACCATAACGTAGAGAAGAAAGTAGTATCTATGAATGATTCAGGCAAGAAGTCTGTAATTAAAACTTGGTCACGCAGATCAATGATTTCACCAGATTTTGTGGGTCATACATTTGCAGTACACAACGGTAATAAATTTATACCGGTATACGTAACAGAAAACATGGTTGGTCATAAGCTGGGAGAGTTTGCTCCAACCAGAACATTTAGGGGTCACTCTGAAAAGAAAAAATAATTAAGAGATGGAAGCAGTAGCGAAATTAAACAATTGTCCAACCTCACCACGTAAAATGCGTTTGGTTGTAGATCTTATCAGAGGTGAGCGTGTTGAGAAAGCTTTACATATTTTAAAGTTTACCAATAAAGAAGCAGCAATAAAAGTTGAGAAACTATTATTATCAGCTATCAAAAACTGGGAAACTAAGAATGAAGGTTCTCGCCCTGAAGAAAATCAATTATACGTGAAAACGATAATGGTAGGCGGTGGTCGTCAGTTAAAAAGATTAAGACCAGCACCTCAAGGACGCGGTTACAGAATACGTAAACGTTCAAACCACGTAACTTTGATAGTAGATAGTAAAAACGTTGAAACTCAAACTAATTAACAGAAATGGGACAAAAAGCACATCCAATAGGTAACAGGTTAGGAATCATCAAAGGTTGGGATTCTAACTGGTTCGGTGGCAACAACTATGCTGATAAATTAGTTGAGGACGAAAAAATAAGAAAATACCTTTCTGCACGTATCGCAAAAGGCGGTGTAGCTAAAGTAGTAATTGAGCGTACGTTGAAACGTATCACTGTTACTATTCACACAGCTCGTCCGGGGATTGTGATAGGTAAAGCAGGACAGGAAGTTGACAAGATCAAAGAAGAGTTGAAAAAATTGACTAAAAAGGAAATTCAGATCAACATTTTTGAAATTAAACGTCCTGAACTTGATGCTCAATTAGTAGCTGAAGGTGTTGCAAAACAATTAGAAGCAAGGATTTCATTCCGTAGAGCAATGAAATCTACTATCGCATCAACAATGCGTATGGGTGCTGAAGGTATCAAAATTATGACCTCTGGTCGTTTAGGTGGTGCTGAGATGGCTCGTAGCGAACAGTATAAAGAAGGAAGAATTCCTTTGCATACTTTCCGTGCTGACATTGATTATGCATTAGCAGAAGCTTTAACTACTTATGGAAAAATAGGTGTTAAAGTATGGATCTGTAAAGGTGAAGTTTACGGTAAACGTGATCTTTCTCCAAACATCGGTGCTACGAGCAATGCTCCTGGTAAAGGTGGAAGACCAGAAGGTGCTTTTGCAGGTGGTGGTAGAGACAGAGATAACCGTGGCGGTGGCGACAGAAGAAACGACAAAGGTCGTGGCGGAAGAGGCCCAGGTCAAGGTGGTTCTGGCGCAGGAAGAGATAATAGAGGCGGAAATACTCAGAACAGAGGTCCTCGTAAATAATTAGTTAACAGATCGTTTAACGATAATATTAAAATAAAATGTTACAGCCAAAAAGAACGAAGTTCAGAAAGATGCAAAAGGGCAGAATGAAAGGTTTAGCAACTCGTGGTGCTGAATTATCATTCGGGTCTTTCGGGATTAAATCTTTAGAGTCGACTTGGATTACCAGTCGTCAGATAGAGGCAGCCCGTATTGCCGTAACTCGTTTCATGAAACGTGAAGGCCAGGTTTGGATTAGAATATTCCCGGATAAACCGGTAACTAAGAAACCAGCTGAGGTACGTATGGGTAAAGGTAAGGGTGCTCCAGAGTACTGGGTAGCCGTAGTTAGACCCGGACGTATTATTTTTGAAGCCGAAGGAGTTCCTTTAGAAATTGCTAAAGAGGCTATGAGATTGGCAGCTCAAAAATTACCGATCCAAACAAAATTTGTAGTACGTAGAGATTACGTAGAGGCATAATAAGTTATGGGTTGAATGTTGTAAGTAACTTGTTATTATAACCGCTAGACCCACAACATAAAAATTAATAAAATGAAGAACTCAGAAATCACAGGGCTTTCACAAGAAGAACTAGTAGCCAGGATTGCAGAAGAAAAGGAAAACTTAGTAAAGTTAAAATTTGCACATACAATTTCGGCTATAGAGAATCCTACCCGTATTAAAAAGGTAAGAAGAGATATCGCCCGATTAAATACTGAAGTGACTAAGCGTAAAGCTGCGTCAGCTACTGAAACTAAATAACTTTAGAGTCGAAATGGAAAGACAATTAAGAAAAACAAGAACCGGGTTGGTGGTAAGCAACAAGATGGATAAATCTATTGTTGTAGCGGTAGAACGTAAAGTGAAACACCCGATCTATGGTAAGTTTGTTAAGAAAACTACCAAATTTATGGCTCATGACGAGAAAAACGATTGCGGTATTGGAGATACAGTACTGATCATGGAGACTCGTCCGCTGAGTAAAAACAAGAACTGGAGATTAGTGGAAATTTTAGAAAGGGCTAAATAACATGGTACAACAGGAATCAAGATTAAACGTAGCCGACAATAGCGGCGCAAAAGAAGTATTGGTTATCCGTGTGCTTGGTGGTACCGGAAAGAGATATGCTTCTATTGGTGACAAAATTGTTGTTACCGTTAAAAGTGCATTGCCTTCTGGAAACATCAAGAAAGGAACAGTTTCTAAAGCAGTTGTTGTAAGAACAAAGAAAGAGATCAGACGTAAAGATGGTTCTTACATCCGTTTCGACGACAATGCAGCAGTATTATTAAATGCACAAGATGAGCCGCGTGGTACACGTATTTTTGGCCCGGTAGCAAGAGAACTGCGTGAAAAACAATTCATGAAAATTGTATCATTAGCACCGGAGGTATTATAAAATGAAAAATAAAGTAACTACACCAAAAATAAAAATCCGTAAAGGAGATTTAGTAAAGGTTATAGCTGGCGATTCAAAAGGCCAACAAGGAAAAGTTCTTTCAGTATTAACTACTAAAAGCAGAATCCTTGTAGAAGGTGTTAACCTTGTATCAAAACATACAAAACCAAATGCTGCTACACCAAATGGTGGTATCATTAAAAAAGAAGCTGCTCTTCATATTTCTAACGTAGCGTTAATAGATCCTAAATCAGGTGAAATAACACGCGTTGGCAGAAAGCTTAATGCTGATGGGAAATTAGTTAGGGTTAGTAAAAAATCAGGAGAGGAGATCAAATAATGGCTTACGTACCAAGATTAAAAAGTAAATATAAAGAGGAAATTGTAACTGCACTTAAAGAGAAGTTCAACTATAAAAGTGTTATGCAAGTTCCTAAGTTAGAGAAAATCGCTATTAACCAAGGTGTTGGGCGTTTCTCTGTAACTGATAAGAAAATAATGGACAGCTCTATTTTAGAGATGACTACTATTTCAGGTCAGCAAGCGGTTGGAGCAAAATCTAAAAAAGATATCTCAAACTTTAAGTTACGTAAAGGTATGCCGGTAGGTGTACGTGTTACTTTGCGTGATAATAACATGTATGAGTTTTTAGATCGTTTAATTTCCGTAGCTTTGCCTCGTATCCGTGATTTCAAAGGTATCAATGATAAAGGTTTTGATGGAAAAGGTAACTATACTTTAGGTGTTACTGAACAAATCATCTTCCCAGAGATCAACATCGATAAGATCAATAAGATTTTAGGTATGGACATTACTTTTGTAACTACTGCTACTACTGATGTTGAAGCATTGGAACTTTTAAAACAATTTGGATTACCATTTAAAAATCAAAATACAAATCTATAATGGCAAAAGAAGGAGTAAAAGCTCGCGAAATTAAGCGCCAGAAATTAGTAGCTAAGTATGCAGAGAAACGTGCTGAACTTAAAGCTGCTGGTGATTATGAAGGATTAGATAAGTTACCAAAAAACTCATCTGCTGTACGTTTGCACAATCGTTGTAAATTAACAGGTCGTCCTCGTGGTTATATGCGTACTTTCGGTATATCAAGGGTACTTTTCCGTGATATGGCTTTAGCAGGTAAAATACCTGGAGTTAGAAAAGCAAGCTGGTAATACAGCTTCTTTGTGCTTAAGGTTGTGCCTTGAGTAGAAATTAAATATTAACCGATGGCAGGTCGTCCCGAATAGGTCGGGAAGGAAACCACTATCACAACTATATAAAAATGAATACAGATCCAATAGCAGATTATCTTACAAGGGTAAGAAATGCCATCAAGGCAAATCACAGAATTGTAGAGATTCCTGCATCAAACCTTAAAAAGGAAATTACTAAAGTTCTTTTTGATAAAGGTTACATTGCCAACTACAAATTTGAGGACACTAATGCTCAAGGTACAATCAAAATAGCTTTGAAATATAATGCTATCACGAAAATACCTGCAATCCGTACATTAGTACGTATCAGTAAACCAGGTTTAAGGCAATATGCTGGCGTAGAGAATATGCCAAGAGTATTAAATGGTTTAGGTATCGCGATCTTATCTACATCTAAGGGTGTTATGACTGATAAAGAAGCTGCCAAACTAAACATTGGTGGCGAAGTTTTGTGTCACGTTTATTAATTAAAGGAGGATAGCAAAATGTCAAGAATAGGAAAAGCCCCAATTAATGTCCCTTCAGGTGTTACAATTACGGTATCTAAAGATAACGTTGTATCTGTAAAAGGTCCTAAAGGTGAGTTAACTCAAGCAGTAGATTCAGATATCACTGTAAGTCAGGAAGATGGTGTACTAACTGTACAACGTCCATCAGATCAAAAAAGACACAAAGCGTTACATGGTTTGTATCGTTCTTTGTTGAATAATATGGTTGTTGGTGTAACAGATGGTTATAAATTAGAACAAGAATTAGTAGGTGTGGGTTACCGTGCTACTAACCAAGGAAATACTTTAGATCTTGTTTTAGGATATTCTCACCATTATGTTTTCCAATTACCGGAAGAAATTAAGGTAACGACAACTTCAGAAAAAGGTCAGACTCCAAAAATTATTTTGGAAAGTATTGATAAGCAACTGATAGGACAGGTAGCTGCGAAAATCCGCTCGTTACGTGCACCAGAGCCATATAAAGGTAAAGGTATCAAGTTTGTAGGAGAAGTGTTAAGAAGAAAAGCAGGTAAATCAGCTTCTAAAAAATAATCATCATGGCAGGGAAAAAATTATCTCGTAGAGATCGTATAAAAAAAGGAATCAGAAAAAAATTAGCAGGTTCTGAAAGCCGTCCACGTTTATCGGTTTATAGAAGCAATAAAGGAATTTATGCTCAAATCATTAACGACGTAACCGGTAGTACAATTGTATCAGCTTCATCTTTATCTAAAGATTTTTCAGGTACTGGAAGCAAATCGGAGCAATCTGTGGCTGTAGGTAAATTAGTTGCCGAAAAAGCAATCGCAGCAGGTGTTAAAGAAGTTGTTTTCGATAGAAATGGCTATTTATACCATGGACGTATAAAATCGTTGGCAGAAGGTGCTCGCGAAGCTGGTTTAGTATTTTAATCTGAAAATAGGATAAGAATGTCAACTATCAATATAAAAAGAGTTAAGACTAGCGAAATCGAATTGAAAGATCGTTTAGTTAGCATACAGCGTGTGGCCAAAGTAACCAAAGGTGGTCGTACTTTCAGCTTCTCAGCAATCGTGGTTGTTGGAGATGAAAACGGAATCGTAGGTTACGGATTGGGTAAAGCTAAAGAGGTAACAGAAGCAATTGCAAAGGGCATTGATGATGCTAAAAAGAACTTAGTAAAAGTTCCTTTGTTAAAAGGTACTGTTCCTCACGAGCAAATCGGTAAGTTCTCAGGTGGTTTTGTTTTAATTAAACCAGCTGCAGTAGGTACCGGAGTAATTGCAGGTGGTGCAATGCGTGCTGTATTAGAGAGTGCCGGTGTACATAACGTATTGGCAAAATCAAAAGGTTCATCTAATCCACATAACGTGGTAAAAGCAACTGTTGATGCTTTAACTAAGATGCGTGATGCTTATACTGTGGCTCAGCAACGTGGTGTAGATTTAAATAAAGTTTTTAACGGATAATATTATGGCGAAGATCAAAATAACCCAGGTAAAAAGCATTATCGATAGAAGCGAACGCCAAAAAAGAACGATGCAGGCTTTAGGTTTAACTAAAATGAACCAAAGTGTAGAAGTAGAAGCAACTGCTGCCATTATTGGAATGGTTAGAAAAGTTAATCACTTAGTAGCTATCGAGAGTATATAATTATTTAAGGTTGCAAATGTGAGTTATATGACTACATTTGCAACCTTTGTATATTGTTTAACCGTTGTCCCTGATTAGTGAAAGCGAAGGGCAACACAATAAGTTTTAAAAATGAACTTAAGTAATTTAAAACCTGCAGCAGGTTCTACTAAAAATAGTAAGAGAATAGGTCGTGGAACGGGTTCTGGTCGTGGTGGTACTTCGACACGTGGACATAAAGGTGCTGGATCACGTTCAGGACATTCAACTAAAATTGGATTCGAAGGTGGTCAGATGCCATTACAACGTCGTGTACCTAAAGTAGGTTTCAAACCAATTAACCGTGTTGAATATGTTGGTGTAAACTTAGATGTTTTACAAGGTTTGGCTGAGAAATTTAACTTAACTACCATTGATTTTGCTACCTTGCAAGAGCACGGTTTGGCATCAAAAAATGATCTTGTAAAAGTATTAGGTCGTGGTGAGGTTAAATCTAAATTAGAAGTTAAAGCACATGCTTTTTCTGCTACTGCACAAAAAGCTATTGAGGCTGTTGGAGGCTCAATCGAAAAATTGTAATTAATGAAGAAGCTGTTTACTACTTTAAGTAATATTTGGAAAATTCAAGAATTGAAAGAGCGTATAGTATTTACGCTCATGATTCTTTTGGTATATAGATTTGTATCGCATGTGGTTTTACCAGGTGTTGATGCAACTCTTTTAGGCGATAATGAAAAGTCTGGCCTTTTAGGTCTTTTGGATATGTTCGCTGGGGGATCTTTCTCCAGAGTATCTATTCTTGCTTTAGGAGTTATGCCTTATATTTCTGCATCAATTGTAGTTCAGCTATTAGGTATTGCTGTACCTTCGTTTCAGAAAATGCAAAAGGAAGGTGAAAGTGGAAGAAATAAACTGAATCAAATTACACGCTATCTAACTGTTGCTATTACAGCTGTACAAGCAATTGGTTATGTAAAAACTCAGGTTCCACCAGAGGCAATTATCATTAATCATACATTATTCTTTGTTCTGGCAACTTTTGTGTTAGCCGCAGGTACATTATTTGTAATGTGGTTAGGAGAGAAGATTACAGATAAAGGTATCGGTAATGGTATTTCTTTGATCATTATGGTAGGGATTATTGCGCGTTTACCTATTGCTTTGCAGCAAGAAATCAGCTCAAGATTTGTAGGAGATGGCGGACTTATCGCTTTGGTTATTGAAATAGTTGCTCTTTTTGCAGTTGTTATGTTTACTATTATGATTGTACAAGGTGTACGTAAAGTGCCGGTTCAGTACGCTAAAAGAATTGTTGGTAACAGACAATTTGGTGGTGTAAGACAGTACATCCCATTAAAAGTGAATGCAGCAGGTGTAATGCCGATCATTTTTGCTCAGGCATTAATGTTTATCCCGGCTACTTTAACGCAATTTTTTCCTTCATTGCAAAATACATGGTTAATCCAGTTTAGTGATTATACTTCACTGGCCTATAGTTTAACATTTGCTTTTTTAATTATTGCATTTACGTTTTTCTATACTGCTATTACGGTTAATCCTACTCAGATGTCGGATGATATGAAAAAGAACGGAGGGTTTATTCCTGGGATCAAGCCTGGATTGTCTACTTCATCTTTTATAGACGATGTGATTTCAAAGATTACCTTTCCAGGTGCTGTCTTTTTAGCAATCATCGCTATTCTTCCTTCAATTGCAGTAAAGTTTGGAATTAAGTCAGAATTTGCTCATTTCTATGGCGGTACTTCTTTATTAATTCTGGTAGGTGTAGTGTTAGATACATTGCAACAGATCGAGAGTTATTTGTTAATGCGTCATTATGATGGCTTAATGAAGACTGGTCGTGTTACCGGAAGAACGGGGATCCCAGCCGCTAGCGGAAGCAACGCAGTGATATAGTAGAAGAGGATGTCTAAAATCTATTATAAATCCCTTGAGGAAATAGAGTTAATAAGAGAAAGCTCTTTGTTAGTGTCAAAGACATTAGCTGAAGTAGCAAAAGTTATTCAGCCAGGTGTTACAACCAAAAAGTTAGATCAGCTGGCTGAGACTTTTATTAAAGATCATGGGGCGATTCCCGCTTTTTTGAACTATAATGGCTTTCCTTATTCATTGTGTATTTCGCCTAATGAGCAAGTAGTTCACGGTTTTCCTAGCGACTATGTGATTCAGGAAGGTGATCTTATCTCAGTAGATTGTGGGGTTATTAAGAATAACTACTTTGGAGATTCTGCTTATACATTCTCAATTGGGGAAGTAAGTGCTGAGAAGAAGAAGTTGGTAGAGGTAACTCAGGAGTGTTTGCGATTAGCTGTTGAAAAAGCTGTAGTAGGTTCCAGGATTGGAGATATTGGGTTTGCTGTTCAAGACCTTGCTGAAAAGAATGGTTTTGGGGTGGTTAGAGAGCTTGTAGGACATGGAGTAGGAGTTAAATTGCATGAAAAGCCAGAGGTTCCTAACTACGGTAAACGTGGAAGTGGAATTAAGCTGGAAGAGGGGATGGTAATAGCAATAGAACCAATGATAAATGCCGGCACAGCCGGAGTGAAGTTTTGGTCTGATGGCTGGACAGTAACCAGTAGTGATAATAGACCTTCTGCACATTTTGAACATACAGTGGCTGTAAAAAAGGGAAAAGCAGATGTTTTATCTACCTTTTCTTTAATTGAAGAAGTTTTAATAGAAAAAAAGTAAATAATTAAAATTTTTTATTTAATTTTGCAACCCTGTTTAATAGCAGCTAATTAAGTAAAAATCAATATTATATGGCTAAACAAGCCTCAATTGAACAAGACGGTGTAATAAAAGAAGCATTATCAAATGCCATGTTCAGAGTTGAACTAGAAAATGGACATGAGATAATAGCTCATATTTCGGGAAAAATGAGGATGCATTACATCAAAATTTTACCCGGAGATAAAGTAAAATTAGAGATGTCGCCTTACGATTTATCAAAGGGCAGGATTACTTATAGATATAAATAAAATGAAAGTTAGGTCATCAATTAAAAAACGTAGCGCTGATTGCAAGGTTATTCGTCGTAAAGGTAAGCTTTACGTTATAAACAAGAAAAACCCTAAGTTTAAGCAACGTCAAGGTTAAGAAATTATTGAAGTATGATTGGATTGAATGTACAGGTTACTCAATCTGTCGTTTAATCAAATAATCAAACATTTAGTACAAATATGGCAAGGATATCAGGTATTGATTTACCAAGAAACAAAAGAGGCGAAATTGGATTAACTTATATCTTCGGAATAGGTAGATCAACTGCACAACGTATATTAACTGAGGCAGGTATCGATTTAAGCAAAAAAGTACAGGACTGGTCTGATGATGAATTATCAGCAATTCGTACTATTATAAATGATGGCGTAAAAGTTGAAGGAGCTTTACGTTCAGAGGTTCAACTAAACATTAAACGTTTAATGGATATTGGTTGTTACCGTGGTTTACGTCACAGAAAAGGTTTACCTGTACGTGGTCAGCGTACTAAAAACAACTCTCGTACACGTAAAGGCAAGAGAAAAACAGTTGCGAACAAGAAAAAAGCTACTAAATAAAAATTAGTACTGAATAATAATTATGGCTAAGAGTAAAAAAGTTACCAAAAAGCGTATTGTTGTTATAGAGCCTGTTGGTCAGGCGCACATCAATGCTACTTTTAACAATATCATTGTTACCCTAACAAATAACAACGGTCAAACTATTTCATGGTCTTCTGCAGGTAAAATGGGATTCAAAGGTTCTAAAAAGAACACTCCATATGCAGCAGGTCAAGCTGCATCTGATTGCGGTAAAGTAGCATTTGATTTAGGCCTACGTAAAGTAGAGGTTTTTGTTAAAGGTCCAGGTTCAGGTCGTGAGTCTGCAATTAGAACATTGCAAGTTTCAGGAATTGAAGTAACCTCAAT contains the following coding sequences:
- the rplD gene encoding 50S ribosomal protein L4, whose amino-acid sequence is MEVKVLNISGKETGAKVQLPESVFGITPVDHAIYLDVKQYLANQRQGTHKSKQRNEIAGSTRKLYKQKGTGGARAGSIKSPLFNGGGRVFGPQPRDYSFKLNKKLKALARKSALSYKAQDQNVVVLEGFTFDSIKTKNYLNLVSALNLVNEKTLLVLPSQNNNIYLSSRNIQKAKVITADQLNTYDVLNCGKLLLTTDSLKTLEEAFAK
- a CDS encoding DUF1634 domain-containing protein gives rise to the protein MSKEKNFFADRDIQIILGTLLRVGVIASMSVILIGGLVYLGSNHSEIVNYSQFDSVKSGFSAVSDIFIGLGDLKGSAIIQFGVLLLIFTPIMRVVFSIFSFLIERDYLYVLIGAFVLCVILFSLSNKLVG
- the rpsC gene encoding 30S ribosomal protein S3: MGQKAHPIGNRLGIIKGWDSNWFGGNNYADKLVEDEKIRKYLSARIAKGGVAKVVIERTLKRITVTIHTARPGIVIGKAGQEVDKIKEELKKLTKKEIQINIFEIKRPELDAQLVAEGVAKQLEARISFRRAMKSTIASTMRMGAEGIKIMTSGRLGGAEMARSEQYKEGRIPLHTFRADIDYALAEALTTYGKIGVKVWICKGEVYGKRDLSPNIGATSNAPGKGGRPEGAFAGGGRDRDNRGGGDRRNDKGRGGRGPGQGGSGAGRDNRGGNTQNRGPRK
- the rplV gene encoding 50S ribosomal protein L22 is translated as MEAVAKLNNCPTSPRKMRLVVDLIRGERVEKALHILKFTNKEAAIKVEKLLLSAIKNWETKNEGSRPEENQLYVKTIMVGGGRQLKRLRPAPQGRGYRIRKRSNHVTLIVDSKNVETQTN
- a CDS encoding sulfite exporter TauE/SafE family protein, with the translated sequence MSVLLFTIIVLLGAFVAGLVGSLTGLGGGVIIIPLLTLVLGVDIHYAIGASIISVIATSSGSAAAYVKEGITNIRIGMFLEIATTISAIIGAVITVFINPSYIAIIFGVILLFSAIMMVRKKVDHSDNDTSGKLAVFLKLNGSYPTDKGMQNYAVHNVAGGFFMMFVAGIISGLLGIGSGALKVIAMDNIMRIPFKVSTTTSNFMMGVTAAASAIVYLHRGQIDPGIAMPVALGVLTGATVGSKILVKTKTDKLKIIFAVVVAFLALQMIYNGLTGKL
- the rplP gene encoding 50S ribosomal protein L16, whose amino-acid sequence is MLQPKRTKFRKMQKGRMKGLATRGAELSFGSFGIKSLESTWITSRQIEAARIAVTRFMKREGQVWIRIFPDKPVTKKPAEVRMGKGKGAPEYWVAVVRPGRIIFEAEGVPLEIAKEAMRLAAQKLPIQTKFVVRRDYVEA
- the rplW gene encoding 50S ribosomal protein L23 gives rise to the protein MELLRKPILTEKASALTEKSNRFTFQVDPKANKLQIKQVIEKMYGVNVLAINTMVVVGKVKSRNTKGGLVTGRSPKYKKAVVTLKAGETIDYYANI
- the rplB gene encoding 50S ribosomal protein L2 translates to MGLRKFKPVTPGTRFRVGASFTEITATKPEKSLVVSSKKSGGRNNTGKMTMRYIGGGHKKSYRLIDFKREKFNIPATVATVEYDPNRTSRIALLHYADGEKRYIIAPEGLQVGQTVVSGETATPEVGNTLTLANIPLGSIVHNVEIHPGRGAQLARSAGAYAQLAARDGKYATLKMPSGETRLILTACLATIGAVSNSDHANEVLGKAGRSRWLGRRPRTRPVAMNPVDHPMGGGEGRSSGGQPRSRNGMYAKGFKTRTLKKYSNRFIIEKRKK
- the rplC gene encoding 50S ribosomal protein L3 — encoded protein: MSGIIGKKVGMTSIFDAEGKNIPCTVIEAGPCVVTQVKTEEKDGYVSVQLSFDEAKEKNTTQPLKGHFAKANTTPKRKLVEFDPFEESLNLGDTVTVNIFNEGDFVDVVGTSKGKGFQGVVKRHGFGGVGGQTHGQHNRMRAPGSLGAASYPSRVFKGMRMAGRMGGDRVKVQNLQVLKVYADQNLVVVSGSVPGAKGSYVILDK
- the rpsS gene encoding 30S ribosomal protein S19 is translated as MARSIKKGPYIDHNVEKKVVSMNDSGKKSVIKTWSRRSMISPDFVGHTFAVHNGNKFIPVYVTENMVGHKLGEFAPTRTFRGHSEKKK